A segment of the Nitrosospira briensis C-128 genome:
ATGCTCATTGCGATCGCGTTAGTGCCTACCGCGGTGAGCCCCATGCCCGCTGCACCAACCCACAGCCACCAAAGCTTTGCCGGCCCCGCTTGCATCGTCGCCATCACCGCGCAAGCCGCAATAGCGATCAGTACGAGTAAAAGTAGCGACTCGTCTGCAAGTTTTGCGCCCATCGGAGTCAATACCATGCGCGAGATTATTCCCATTACACCGAAAACGGCGATCAAGGTGCCGGCCATGGATAGCGGCATGCCTTGCTGGGTAGCGAAGGTAGGCAAGAATGTGACGAAGGCGGAGAGCGATATGCCCACGCAGAACTGAATGCCCATCAGCCGCAGCAGCAGCGAATTCGGTGGCAAAAACATGAATCTCCTGCCCGTCCTTGCATGTATTTTAGGGGTGACGAAAGGTGCCGTTATCCCGAACAATATTGCCGCCGGCACAATCATGCCTAATGCGACACGCCAGCCATACTGGATTGCGATGCCGGGAAGCACCAGGCCGGCGAAAAGGGCCGCGACCTGAACGCCGGATTGCTTGAGTCCTACGACCTGTGCTCTTTTTTCCGGCGGAACCTGCTGCGCGATCAATAAATTCGTGACCGGATTTGCAAGGGCCTGGGCGATGCCGCAAACAGCGGCGGCCGCGACCAAGCCATAAAAATTTTCAACCGATGCCATCAGCGTAAAAGCCGATGCGATGGTGAAGAAAAGCGCTATCAATGCATAACGTGAACCAATACGGTCTACGAAAATTCCCGCCCATAGCGACAAAATTGCTGCCAGGCCAAATGAGCTCATTACCAGATAACCCAGTAATGCGGGCTCAAAGCGCAAGTCATGGCCAATGAGGGGCCCAAGCGTGCTGATGGCATATAAAATCAGCATTGGCAAGGTCATCGCGAACACCAGGACTACTCGAAGCCAAATGCCCGCAATGCTTGCATGACGAGCGTCGCGGGTCGTTACCGACATGGTTCGCACCTTGCGCTGCCGAATGGATATCGACCCCCATATGCTGATACAAGCGGGTAATGACACTCACGCTGCATGCTGCACCCGCACAGTAAGTCGCTGGAGAAATTTGACGGATTTACCAAGATTGAATCAGGCAAAATGATATGCGCCCTCTTCTTTATATAAATTGATGAGTCGGCGGCCCACGGAACTGATAAGCGACTCGTCTGTACCGTCAAGAATGCGTGACGTGCGTGCGATTCTATAAATACCGGAAAGCGGGGTCAGATCACTGATGCCTTCAGCACCGTGAATCTGTACCGCCGAGTCCGATGCGATGCACAAAGCTTGTGATGCTGCTATTTTGGCGACATTGATCTCGACATTATTTGAACGTTGGGCGTCGACGCCTCTCGCGGCGACCCGAATCAGTTCACGCGCACTCGCAATAGCCTGATACGCGTTGACAATATGTTGGCGCACCAGCTGTTTCTCAGGTAATCGAGCGGATCTGCCACGCTCCGAATTGATTCGAGCCCCCATCAAATCGAAACATCGCTGTGCCAGCCCCACCCAGTTCATCGCACGAAGCAATCTGCCGATGCTCAGCCGCTGCCCCATTAATTCGATACCGCTGCCGCAGGCTCCCAACAGATTATGCTCAGGGACCTGTACGTCGCTAAAAGAAATCTCGCCTTGATCCAGAGAGCGGCCCATCATGGTGATCCTGCGTTCGATCCTGAATCCCGGCGAATCAGTCGGGACGATAATCATCGATAGCGCTTTGCCGAGTGCGATGTCTTCCCCGTCAGTACGTGCCAGCACAGTGATGAATGTCGCCCGGTCCGTATTGCTGACAAACCATTTTCTGCCATTGATAGTCCAGCTCCCGTTTGACAGATATGCGTATGTCGTTATCAGGCCGGGAAAGGACCCGCCATGCCCCGGTTCCGTCATGCCGTAACTGGGGACGGCTTTCCCGAGGGCCATGGGTTCGAGGAAGCGCTTGCAGACTTCATCGGTTCCGAATTTCAGGAGCATATGCGCATCAAGCGCGGAGTGGTTGCCGAAGATTGCCGGGGAGAATTCCGTTCGTCCCTCCTGTTCAGCAACGATCAGGTAGTCTTCAAGTGAAGCTATTTTTCCACCATGCGAGAGCGGATAAAATAAACCCCATAGTCCGGCATGCCTTGCCTTTTCAGTCAGTTCCGATTGCAGCCGGGTTGACCCTTCGCCATCTTGAGCCAATCGTGATTCGTTCGGGATAATCATTTCATCGACAAACTTTCTCACCTTGCTCGACAGCGCTCTCGCCGACTCCGTATGAGTTGATTTTTCACGTGCGCTCAACATTGGTTCGTTCCATGAGTAACGCCCGGGTCAGCAATAGGCCGGGTAAATTCTATTTCCGCGGTCAACTGTTTTTTATCGATCTTTCCCGCTGGGCTGAGCGGTAACTGCCGGTAATAGCGCAAGTATTCCGGAAGCTTGGCGGTCTCCAGACCCTGGTTGCACAAGTAGCGGGTGAATTGCGACAGCGAGGGACGTTCTGCTCCATCCCGCAATGCGAGGCAGAGGCAAACGCGGTGCCCCAGGTCCGGATCGGCAACCGGTATACAGGCAGCGCTCACGACAGCCGGATGGGAAACGGCGATGTTTTCGATTTGTGCAGGACTGATATTGACGCCGCCGCGAATAATGATGTCTTTTTTACGCCCCGAAAGCACCAGATACCCGTCATCGTCAATAAGTCCCAGGTCTCCGGTATAAACCCATCCATCCTTGTCTCGATATAGGGCGTCCAGATCGGGAGCATTGACATATTGCATTGGGCTTATCGGCCCCCTGGCTGTGATTTCCCCCACGCAACCCTGCGGAACTTCCTGTTTCTGGTCATCCACTATCCGGATGGAACAAACGTCGGGTTGAGGCCGGCCCGCCTTGAAAAAAACGGTTTCCAGATCGTCATCAAGCGTGGTGTGGCAATTAACGCCGTCCGCTGAACCGTATAGGCTGATAAAACCACATCCAAACGCCTCGGTACAGCGGCGAATCGAGGCGGAATCGATTTTCGCGCCACCGCTGATGATGGCGATCAGGCTGGAAGTATCGGTTTTCGATAATGCCGGGTCGGCGGCGATGCGCTGAAACATTGTCGGAACCCCAAATATATAGGTAGGCTTCAGTTCCGCAATAGTTTGAATGGCAGCCGCGACATCGAATTGCCGCATGACGACAACGGATCCGCCAAGCCAGGATAAAATACCGAATGTCGCGGTTGAACCAAATGCCGTGCCTAGCGGCATCAGGTAAAGGCCTCTGAAAGAACTGCCGTCAGGATGTATGTGTTGTAGAAAGCGTCCTCGTCCACCAGCCAGCGCGTTGTGAGAATAAGCAATCCATTTTGGCTCGGATTCCGTCCCGGATGAGATCAGGAAGCGAACGGGCGAATCGGGGGAAATCGTCGGCAACTTATCAGTTTCAATGGGCTCGGCTAGAAATAGATCATCCAGCGTGTGCCAGCCTTCCCGGGTGACTTTACCGTCAACGATGAGAATACGAAGTGACAGCAGGGTGGGGCGCAGCGATTCGATAAGTTCGCACAGGTCGATCTTGGCATATTGCCCTTCGATAATAATTACACGTGCATCACACCTTCTCAGCAAAGACTGGATATCGAGGCGACCGCGACCGAGCGGGAAGGGCGCTACGATCGCACCCAGCGCGGCAGCGGCGAGATCGATGGCACAGCTATGCCAGGTGTTGTGGAGCTGGTACGCAACGACATC
Coding sequences within it:
- a CDS encoding MFS transporter encodes the protein MSVTTRDARHASIAGIWLRVVLVFAMTLPMLILYAISTLGPLIGHDLRFEPALLGYLVMSSFGLAAILSLWAGIFVDRIGSRYALIALFFTIASAFTLMASVENFYGLVAAAAVCGIAQALANPVTNLLIAQQVPPEKRAQVVGLKQSGVQVAALFAGLVLPGIAIQYGWRVALGMIVPAAILFGITAPFVTPKIHARTGRRFMFLPPNSLLLRLMGIQFCVGISLSAFVTFLPTFATQQGMPLSMAGTLIAVFGVMGIISRMVLTPMGAKLADESLLLLVLIAIAACAVMATMQAGPAKLWWLWVGAAGMGLTAVGTNAIAMSMLIRDPAFGPVSAASGLVSAAFFGGFALGPPLYGALSNYSTGLPLGWSMQVSSLLLACALSLVLASARRRKVQAPTC
- a CDS encoding acyl-CoA dehydrogenase family protein; the protein is MLSAREKSTHTESARALSSKVRKFVDEMIIPNESRLAQDGEGSTRLQSELTEKARHAGLWGLFYPLSHGGKIASLEDYLIVAEQEGRTEFSPAIFGNHSALDAHMLLKFGTDEVCKRFLEPMALGKAVPSYGMTEPGHGGSFPGLITTYAYLSNGSWTINGRKWFVSNTDRATFITVLARTDGEDIALGKALSMIIVPTDSPGFRIERRITMMGRSLDQGEISFSDVQVPEHNLLGACGSGIELMGQRLSIGRLLRAMNWVGLAQRCFDLMGARINSERGRSARLPEKQLVRQHIVNAYQAIASARELIRVAARGVDAQRSNNVEINVAKIAASQALCIASDSAVQIHGAEGISDLTPLSGIYRIARTSRILDGTDESLISSVGRRLINLYKEEGAYHFA
- a CDS encoding class I adenylate-forming enzyme family protein; the encoded protein is MNHSGITDLVPAEVRSLWARNGTYPNKSLYELFREHVRQHPDTPAVMSLDHTITYEGLSNKVLRLAASFKALGIVPGDVVAYQLHNTWHSCAIDLAAAALGAIVAPFPLGRGRLDIQSLLRRCDARVIIIEGQYAKIDLCELIESLRPTLLSLRILIVDGKVTREGWHTLDDLFLAEPIETDKLPTISPDSPVRFLISSGTESEPKWIAYSHNALAGGRGRFLQHIHPDGSSFRGLYLMPLGTAFGSTATFGILSWLGGSVVVMRQFDVAAAIQTIAELKPTYIFGVPTMFQRIAADPALSKTDTSSLIAIISGGAKIDSASIRRCTEAFGCGFISLYGSADGVNCHTTLDDDLETVFFKAGRPQPDVCSIRIVDDQKQEVPQGCVGEITARGPISPMQYVNAPDLDALYRDKDGWVYTGDLGLIDDDGYLVLSGRKKDIIIRGGVNISPAQIENIAVSHPAVVSAACIPVADPDLGHRVCLCLALRDGAERPSLSQFTRYLCNQGLETAKLPEYLRYYRQLPLSPAGKIDKKQLTAEIEFTRPIADPGVTHGTNQC